In the Diospyros lotus cultivar Yz01 chromosome 13, ASM1463336v1, whole genome shotgun sequence genome, AGACAGAAGCTTCCTAAGCTTTATATGTTAGGGAATTCACTTATACAAAAGGCATCTCTTATAGTTACATGTTCTACAGATGCAGGAGAAGATGCTTGGCTAGGAACAATGTCATGAATCaggatataaaatatgttcttcatttccttcctGTGGGATAGCTTTCCCACATTGGTAGGCCTTGGAATATCAATTTCCTTATAATACTTCATAATATCTTCCTCCCAACAGTAGAACTCTTGTGGACAAAAGATTTCCTATCTGATATGATTCATAAGCTGAATATAGTACTTAGGATGTGGGGCATCTGGTTCCAACTAAGCCTCTAAGAGAAGTCAGGATTGCAGCATTATCTCTGAAATTGCTGGGTGCTGATTGAGTACATCctgtatatttgatttttttttctttgggccaAGTTCCTAGAATAGTCAGCCAATTGCCTTCCCTGCATATAAATTAGGTGGCAGTTCCTTATCCTGTATGCCTTAGGTTTAAAAAATGAGACTGATCACTTTTGAGCCCTCATGAGTGTCATTTTCCCAAACCCGCCAAGATCTTTTTCCCATACTTGCAAAGCATCTGATGTAGAAATTCTGGCTTGCTGAATGGAACTAGCTATATGATgtgtttctttttctctctttatatcTTCAGTGCATTTCTGTATAGAATTTGGAGAGCTTTCCTTCTACTTATTGAAAAAAACaggaaaaaagataaagatgaaacTGTTCTTATTCTCAAAGTATAACATGGCCTTCATCAACTTCATGCTGCTTTCATTTTCAGCAGGTTGTGCATTTTCATCTGCATCTATCAGCAGATCATACTTTACAGCATATGTCGAGTCCACTTTCAAATTCACCTCAATCAGGGGGGATAGCTAGAAACAATGTTCTTTTGCTGCAGCAAACTGAAGCTTTAGCTGGTCAGGAAGATGTGGAGAACCAATTCAGAATGGATTACAATATTGGTGTGATGAATTTGCCCACTTTAAGTTCCCAGCAGCAAACATCCGAAtgtcatcaatctcttgccatGGACAGGGATACCAGGATGGAGCATGGAGAGATCACTGGATGCCTAGAAGTTTCTGAGATCAATGAAGCAGTTGAACTTTCAATTGCAGCATCTGAAGCTCTTGTCATACTTGACACAGTAAAGAGTTCACCATCAACAGAATCCTTGGAAACTACAGCTGTACTTGAAGTTGTGCTACAAGTCAAACAAGCACGCTTGGTGGGTCTGAAAGACAGCTTGAACTTCTCCATGCAGGATattgatgaaattgattttttatcaGACTTGGATGACTCAAGTATGGCTGATGCATTTGAAGATGTGGGTTTATCGGTTTGTCATCCTAATGGTCTGCTTGCTTGTGCTTCAGCCATCCCTGAAGTTAAAGATACACCTGGTTTACAAAACCATTATGAATGTGAAGACAAGTATAAATGTGAACAAGATGGGTATACAAAATTTGATCACGATATTTCTGGAGATCAATGGACAGAATATATTTCGAACACAGCTAGAGAAATAGGAAAAGAATTGCCAGTAGAAGTTCTTGATTTTGAAAAGCTGAAGAAGCTCATAGATGATCCAGTATCTGGTTTAAACACCTCCATTGTGGCATCTCAGAGTGACTCATTAATGCATGGGTCAGTTGCAGTCCTGGTAAATTCTGATGTTCCAGCCACAACAGAGGTAAAAGAATGTTGGAAGTTCATTTATAATATCTTTGCATCTTATAAGAAATATTGAAGTTCATTTATCAATGTCATTGCATCTTTTATTATAGCAGACTCCCAATAATAAACTCCCAAGTTTCTCTGCTTGTCCTCTCCTCTCTGCCTTGCAAGGAAACATGCAGAAGTTAAAGAAATTGTTAGACAAATTCTTTCAATGAAAATATTTGCATTATCCTCATTGGTCTATGTAAATTGTTTCTCATCGTTGTTTTAGTTTGATAATTAAAACCTTTAACTGATTGTGCTAACTTGGATTGCAGGGAGTCAGCCTTGCCGCTGAGAATGTGACTTCATTTCAGCCTGAGACAAGTCCTAGCTGCTCCCGTGAGCCTTGGAGTTATGCAAACGGCAAGATATTTTTCTAATTGTTTCCATATGTCTATTACCTTATCCCACTTTGTGCAGATTGATGCATGCTTATGTTTTctgtttccttttcttctcaCAGAAAGATATGCCAAGTTAACAACTGTAGGCCATGACAGATTTCAGAGCCGCTGGTTAGGAGGTTGGATGTGGAAGGTAACTGATGCATTGCGATATATCCTTTCTACATCTTTCTCTGTATCATACTCTCCTAAAACAGATATGTTTCATTTCATCTGTAAAATAAAGCTTGATATGACCACAATTTGTGTAACTGAGAGAGAAACACTTCTCATTTGTCACTCAAGATTGTTcgttgtttttattctttttgagtGTTCTCTTTCTGTTGGTTTCTATATGGTAAACAGAGTACAAGGAAAACTAGACAAAGTAATACAAAGAAATGCCTAATTATCAAGCTTTAACTCCATGGTAATGAATGCTCAACTCGTTTCCAGAATGTGATTTAACCATACCAACTCATAACTTGTATGTACCATAACTCTATACTCAAGCTAAAGAGTAATTACTAGATTGAGTTATTGCTCTTTGTTTTTTGCTCTTCCAAGATACTAAACTGCCTCCAATGAAGATGCACTACCCTGCAATAGATCTTTTATCCACAATGACAACAACAATAGATCTTTTGAGTTACAGCTCTCTGTTGTCTTCTTAAttacttaatttcttttgttgctttcttaagttaaattaattcaatttcttaaTTAACTCATTTtcttaagttaaattaattcattttcttaattacttaatttcttttgttgctttcttaagttatattaattcattttccttttctcttcaGAAGGAAATAACTGCTTCTGGACTCATTAAACCGAATAATGCTAAGATCATTTCTAGATATTTAGTTGGTGAGACATCCTACCTTTCGGAATCAGCTGAAGTTGTCCCAGATGGAAATTCATTGGTGCAGAAATTGGAAAAAGGGTCTCTAGTTGCTTCCCAATCAAGCATACCTTTTGATCGTTTACATAACAGAGTTGATAACGGTATACTGCTTTCTCAGGGGATTGTGGGATCTTCTAATTTATCCTTGGTAGATCCTCTTTGTTCTATTGTTCCGTGCAGTATTTCTTCAGAAAATGCCTGTTATACTTCAGCTCAGAATccaaatgatgaaattgatGCTGGGAAATGTTCCAGACCTGCCCTAGAACATTATGACATGAATTTGCAGGGAACCTCATGTCTGAATGCAGAATTTGTACATGAGGAACAGCAAGCTGCTTCAGGTTCTCACTTCACTGTTCGTAGGCAGTTGAGCTCACTCAGAACTCATAGCATTTTATTGCCTCACTCAAGTGCCTTTGCAGAGATGGATGATCAACATTGCAATCGACCATTCCCATCAAAATGTAGTTCAGAATTGTTTTCTGATGAGCAAAATACTAGCTGCAAGAAGGTTAGAACAGGACTACTGTCTTTGAAGTCCATGCATAAGTGTAGTACTGATAGAGAAATGGAGGAAAGCCATCAAACTTCGGTTATGCAGAATTTGGTCCCAGACTTGATGAACCAGAAAATAGACTATGATAAAACTGCAAAAAGTGGGACTGAGTTGCAGGttcaaatgaagaaaaacagGTACTCACCTCTTGTTTTAAACTGGGCAAGGCGTTTCCGTTTCCAGGCTTCTAAAGATTTTACACATGATTTTGGTGGAGAAGAAAATCCAATTCTTGATACTGAAGTTCCAGCAAGAAAACGAGTCCGTTTCTCAGAAACTGAAATTCAGCTTCTTCAGAAGAAGAACCTCCATAAGTTTCCATCTTCATACAGATCTTGTATGGCTTAAATTCTGATGTGCTGTTCAACCTGTAAATGCTAAAACATTTCTGAAAGTTATTCCTAATACATGCTGATGATTAAACATGCAGGCTCAACTAAACGAGCTGGTAACAGAGCGAGAAGTTCCAACCTGAAGTTTAAGTCTAAAGCTCAAGAACTCAAAATGGATCTAGGAAGTCATCTTGAAGACGGCTCAAAGAAGGGCATAAAGAGACTGATATTCCATGCTATAGAATTCTTGCTTACAGGATTTTctagaaagaaggaaaaggaaattgaGGGTCTAGTTAGGAAGTATGGTGGTGCAGTTCTCTCTGACATTCCTTCTCCTCCTAATTCAAGGGGAAAGAGAAGCTCAAGACTGAAATTCCAGCAGCTTCCCATAGTTCTATGTTCTGAAAAGGTTGGTAACTTTGACTATATATGCTTTACTTTGACTAACTGGTTGGAGTAATATTGTCATCATTCCTGGGCTATTGTACTCGGTGCTTGTTTCCAACagataaaattacattaatgGTTTCTAATAGTAATCTTCATGTCAGCTGTTTTatataaaccaaaatgtatCTGATGTTGTATTTGCTTTTTATGTATATGCTTCTATAGTCTTGATATTTATGGACCATATGTTGAACTCAAAAGAAATTCTATAGCTAAGTGTTCTTTGTTTCACTCGATATGATTTGTATGGattaataaataagattttgtaaaactttctctcatctttataacttatttttctaTACATTTTTAAAAGTTCAAGATAAAGAAGGGCAAACAAAATAAATGACCTTAGAGTATGGCCTGGAAATGCTATGTGAATCTCATTGCTAAAATAGTGTAAAAGATctttggaaaattaaatttaacattatctttgttttatAAGAGGCTTGAATTCTTTGTGCCAAATGCCTATGATGCAAATGGCAAAAGATTacagaaaatcaaagagaaagagtagaagaagaagaataagcaaaaagagagaaaatcaaCATATTTCTGTACTCAATATCAAAacctttgatttcaaaatacaTCATATGCCTATTTATAGTCTGAAATCCATTCCTAATTAAAGCATAATTATCCTAACTATGATTatctcaacaaaataaataaaagataaaactaaTTAAAGGATAAAGTCTAACAAACTAAAACCCaaacaaaatatgataaatcTTAATAACTTAATATTGATTAAAATTGATACTTTTGGTTTCCCATCAttcttttgtttgaaaaaaattctTCCTTGAATTTCTTGTCAACTTATGTCACAGGTAGACGAGGATCGTCATCAACATCAACTCTATTAAATTGGGGGAAGAACTCACAGTTGTTGTAGTTAAATCCTGTTGGCTCCTGTATAAGTGTAGGCTACATCTGGAGGATttgcaaaaaaaagaaaaaaaaaaacattgacTTTGTCCATCCCTTGTTAAGGAATTTGGCTCACCTAAAATAATGTCAATTTTTATATTCACTTGCATGCAGAAAGGTAACCGTATGGCACTTGAGTTTGTTGAGAGGAATAAAATGGTATTTATGTGTAATAATGTCCTCAACATTATGTCACTTTGAACTAGCTCATAATTTGTTGATTGCTTATCTAACTCAAAATGTTAAATAAGTTCCCTTCTATGGTGAGGCAAAGTAGGAATGAATGGGTAAAGGGGAAGGTTTGGGAAGTCCCCATGAAAACATCACGCAATTCTTCAACTTCTTGACAGGCTTCTTTCTGAGCATCCTTGCCAGCTTCCTTAACTATTATAACAGTTTCTTCTATTACCTCATGCTTCGGCTTTTCTTATCTCTGAAACCAATTTGATGTGATACCATAAAAagattgttaaaatcaaagagaatagaggagattaagaagaaaaagttTGGGGGGGGGAGGAATTTCACCTGCACATATGAGACTTGTTTAATATAATGTGAAATATGCAATGAGGATTGATGAAGAAGTGTATgattagagaaggaaagaatAAGTTGGCATGCTTCTTTGTGGCATACTGAATACGAATAGACAAGCTTCTACTCTATTCATCTTTAGCCTTGACCCTTTCTCTGTTCTTAAGGCCTCATCTTACAAGTTTCAACTCTTCCCTTATTAATCAATGAAGTGTGACACCCAACTAACACCAGACCGGCTGTTACTACTCTTCAGTGTTGTTGGTAACTCCTGAAACTTTGCCACCACTTGGTATTTTTCTGCCTAAATACTAGCCCAGATGCTGACCTCCCCTGTCAACATGAAAACTGAGTGAATTCTGACTTCTGAGCAATTTGAAGATGTACTCAACA is a window encoding:
- the LOC127789211 gene encoding uncharacterized protein LOC127789211 isoform X3; its protein translation is MGSLLGFRRPQFSEEVAWLPAWLQQSNVEPLDNRFTEGEIVDQRSMVNTTVEEAVQSSRDEGRYKSCHLFLSEDDNSLACFTPSSGNQVVHFHLHLSADHTLQHMSSPLSNSPQSGGIARNNVLLLQQTEALAGQEDVENQFRMDYNIGVMNLPTLSSQQQTSECHQSLAMDRDTRMEHGEITGCLEVSEINEAVELSIAASEALVILDTVKSSPSTESLETTAVLEVVLQVKQARLVGLKDSLNFSMQDIDEIDFLSDLDDSSMADAFEDVGLSVCHPNGLLACASAIPEVKDTPGLQNHYECEDKYKCEQDGYTKFDHDISGDQWTEYISNTAREIGKELPVEVLDFEKLKKLIDDPVSGLNTSIVASQSDSLMHGSVAVLVNSDVPATTEGVSLAAENVTSFQPETSPSCSREPWSYANERYAKLTTVGHDRFQSRWLGGWMWKKEITASGLIKPNNAKIISRYLVGETSYLSESAEVVPDGNSLVQKLEKGSLVASQSSIPFDRLHNRVDNGILLSQGIVGSSNLSLVDPLCSIVPCSISSENACYTSAQNPNDEIDAGKCSRPALEHYDMNLQGTSCLNAEFVHEEQQAASEMDDQHCNRPFPSKCSSELFSDEQNTSCKKVRTGLLSLKSMHKCSTDREMEESHQTSVMQNLVPDLMNQKIDYDKTAKSGTELQVQMKKNRYSPLVLNWARRFRFQASKDFTHDFGGEENPILDTEVPARKRVRFSETEIQLLQKKNLHKFPSSYRSCSTKRAGNRARSSNLKFKSKAQELKMDLGSHLEDGSKKGIKRLIFHAIEFLLTGFSRKKEKEIEGLVRKYGGAVLSDIPSPPNSRGKRSSRLKFQQLPIVLCSEKLETIKFLYGCAVNAYILKVNWVTDSVAAGSALPPNKYMIIPNHVGERDTRIRRALCLNNQNFIFDRVGIMFYGKPSFCTRLAKVVKHGGGQVFKTLQWLVQNHKAEKISIGVIVAEDESWALRHLKHCASEGRIPVMSASWIISSLHAGKLIPFSWGTMIPPLCCK
- the LOC127789211 gene encoding uncharacterized protein LOC127789211 isoform X2; translation: MGSLLGFRRPQFSEEVAWLPAWLQQSNVEPLDNRFTEGEIVDQRSMVNTTVEEAVQSSRDEGRYKSCHLFLSEDDNSLACFTPSSGNVVHFHLHLSADHTLQHMSSPLSNSPQSGGIARNNVLLLQQTEALAGQEDVENQFRMDYNIGVMNLPTLSSQQQTSECHQSLAMDRDTRMEHGEITGCLEVSEINEAVELSIAASEALVILDTVKSSPSTESLETTAVLEVVLQVKQARLVGLKDSLNFSMQDIDEIDFLSDLDDSSMADAFEDVGLSVCHPNGLLACASAIPEVKDTPGLQNHYECEDKYKCEQDGYTKFDHDISGDQWTEYISNTAREIGKELPVEVLDFEKLKKLIDDPVSGLNTSIVASQSDSLMHGSVAVLVNSDVPATTEGVSLAAENVTSFQPETSPSCSREPWSYANERYAKLTTVGHDRFQSRWLGGWMWKKEITASGLIKPNNAKIISRYLVGETSYLSESAEVVPDGNSLVQKLEKGSLVASQSSIPFDRLHNRVDNGILLSQGIVGSSNLSLVDPLCSIVPCSISSENACYTSAQNPNDEIDAGKCSRPALEHYDMNLQGTSCLNAEFVHEEQQAASGSHFTVRRQLSSLRTHSILLPHSSAFAEMDDQHCNRPFPSKCSSELFSDEQNTSCKKVRTGLLSLKSMHKCSTDREMEESHQTSVMQNLVPDLMNQKIDYDKTAKSGTELQVQMKKNRYSPLVLNWARRFRFQASKDFTHDFGGEENPILDTEVPARKRVRFSETEIQLLQKKNLHKFPSSYRSCSTKRAGNRARSSNLKFKSKAQELKMDLGSHLEDGSKKGIKRLIFHAIEFLLTGFSRKKEKEIEGLVRKYGGAVLSDIPSPPNSRGKRSSRLKFQQLPIVLCSEKLETIKFLYGCAVNAYILKVNWVTDSVAAGSALPPNKYMIIPNHVGERDTRIRRALCLNNQNFIFDRVGIMFYGKPSFCTRLAKVVKHGGGQVFKTLQWLVQNHKAEKISIGVIVAEDESWALRHLKHCASEGRIPVMSASWIISSLHAGKLIPFSWGTMIPPLCCK
- the LOC127789211 gene encoding uncharacterized protein LOC127789211 isoform X1, which gives rise to MGSLLGFRRPQFSEEVAWLPAWLQQSNVEPLDNRFTEGEIVDQRSMVNTTVEEAVQSSRDEGRYKSCHLFLSEDDNSLACFTPSSGNQVVHFHLHLSADHTLQHMSSPLSNSPQSGGIARNNVLLLQQTEALAGQEDVENQFRMDYNIGVMNLPTLSSQQQTSECHQSLAMDRDTRMEHGEITGCLEVSEINEAVELSIAASEALVILDTVKSSPSTESLETTAVLEVVLQVKQARLVGLKDSLNFSMQDIDEIDFLSDLDDSSMADAFEDVGLSVCHPNGLLACASAIPEVKDTPGLQNHYECEDKYKCEQDGYTKFDHDISGDQWTEYISNTAREIGKELPVEVLDFEKLKKLIDDPVSGLNTSIVASQSDSLMHGSVAVLVNSDVPATTEGVSLAAENVTSFQPETSPSCSREPWSYANERYAKLTTVGHDRFQSRWLGGWMWKKEITASGLIKPNNAKIISRYLVGETSYLSESAEVVPDGNSLVQKLEKGSLVASQSSIPFDRLHNRVDNGILLSQGIVGSSNLSLVDPLCSIVPCSISSENACYTSAQNPNDEIDAGKCSRPALEHYDMNLQGTSCLNAEFVHEEQQAASGSHFTVRRQLSSLRTHSILLPHSSAFAEMDDQHCNRPFPSKCSSELFSDEQNTSCKKVRTGLLSLKSMHKCSTDREMEESHQTSVMQNLVPDLMNQKIDYDKTAKSGTELQVQMKKNRYSPLVLNWARRFRFQASKDFTHDFGGEENPILDTEVPARKRVRFSETEIQLLQKKNLHKFPSSYRSCSTKRAGNRARSSNLKFKSKAQELKMDLGSHLEDGSKKGIKRLIFHAIEFLLTGFSRKKEKEIEGLVRKYGGAVLSDIPSPPNSRGKRSSRLKFQQLPIVLCSEKLETIKFLYGCAVNAYILKVNWVTDSVAAGSALPPNKYMIIPNHVGERDTRIRRALCLNNQNFIFDRVGIMFYGKPSFCTRLAKVVKHGGGQVFKTLQWLVQNHKAEKISIGVIVAEDESWALRHLKHCASEGRIPVMSASWIISSLHAGKLIPFSWGTMIPPLCCK